A stretch of Primulina tabacum isolate GXHZ01 chromosome 13, ASM2559414v2, whole genome shotgun sequence DNA encodes these proteins:
- the LOC142521672 gene encoding putative methylesterase 11, chloroplastic isoform X1 has product MGLCFSVDNAKSSEKKRRSERITTNSSAVGGGGSSLWTKIRSSGKEENLIHEQAFAAAILYQQLHNGSGRTSFDRSTSSRYSFGNSSRSTQALPRKSSSRARSLTHDPMLRPPHHLVDQDSKMDNLETNHFVLVHGGGFGAWCWYKNIAFLEERGYKVTAIDLTGSGIHSFDTNRITSLAQYVKPLTDFFEKLADGEKVVLVGHDLGGACISYAMELFPSKVSKSIFVAAVMLTNGQSSLDIFSEKVESNDLMRQAQVFLYDNGDSHPPTAINYDRSLSKELLFNQSSAKDVALASVSMRPIPFSPVLEKLTLSEMKHGRARRFYIETIEDKAMPSSVQRNMIANSPPEQVFSLKGADHSPFFSKPQALHKLLVEISKIP; this is encoded by the exons ATGGGATTATGCTTTTCGGTGGATAATGCTAAATCATCGGAGAAGAAAAGGCGGTCGGAGCGGATCACAACCAATTCGTCGGCGGTCGGAGGTGGCGGAAGCAGTCTATGGACTAAAATTCGGTCGTCTGGGAAAGAGGAAAACCTTATTCACGAGCAAGCTTTTGCGGCGGCGATTCTCTACCAGCAGTTACATAATGGCAGCGGGAGGACGTCGTTTGACAGATCGACGTCCTCGAGGTATTCCTTTGGAAATTCAAGCAGGAGTACTCAGGCTTTGCCTCGGAAGTCGAGCTCCAGAGCGAGGTCACTCACTCATGATCCTATGCTTCGACCACCTCACCACCTCGTTGATCAG GATAGCAAGATGGATAATCTAGAGACCAACCATTTTGTACTCGTTCATGGTGGTGGTTTTGGTGCCTGGTGCTGGTATAAAAATATTGCATTTTTAGAAGAACGTGGATATAAAGTTACAGCAATAGACTTGACTGGTTCCGGGATTCATTCGTTTGACACAAACAGAATCACAAGCCTTGCGCAATACGTGAAGCCACTCACTGATTTTTTCGAAAAACTAGCCGATGGAGAGAag GTGGTTTTGGTAGGACATGATCTTGGTGGGGCATGCATATCATATGCAATGGAGCTGTTTCCCTCTAAAGTTTCGAAATCAATTTTTGTTGCTGCTGTTATGTTGACAAATGGGCAAAGTTCTCTCGATATATTCTCTGAAAAG GTGGAATCGAATGACTTGATGCGTCAAGCTCAGGTATTTCTTTACGACAACGGGGACAGTCATCCACCAACTGCCATTAACTACGATAGATCTCTCTCTAAAGAGTTGCTATTCAACCAGAGTTCTGCAAAG GATGTTGCATTGGCCTCTGTCTCAATGAGGCCAATCCCCTTTTCCCCTGTACTGGAAAAACTCACTCTTTCTGAAATGAAACACGGACGTGCAAGAAGATTTTACATCGAAACAATCGAAGACAAGGCAATGCCATCTTCTGTGCAACGAAATATGATTGCGAACAGCCCACCTGAGCAAGTATTCAGTCTTAAAGGAGCTGATCACTCCCCTTTTTTCTCAAAGCCTCAAGCTTTGCATAAGCTTTTGGTGGAAATATCCAAAATCCCATAA
- the LOC142521672 gene encoding putative methylesterase 11, chloroplastic isoform X2 translates to MLNHRRRKGGRSGSQPIRRRSEVAEAVYGLKFGRLGKRKTLFTSKLLRRRFSTSSYIMAAGGRRLTDRRPRGIPLEIQAGVLRLCLGSRAPERGHSLMILCFDHLTTSLISKMDNLETNHFVLVHGGGFGAWCWYKNIAFLEERGYKVTAIDLTGSGIHSFDTNRITSLAQYVKPLTDFFEKLADGEKVVLVGHDLGGACISYAMELFPSKVSKSIFVAAVMLTNGQSSLDIFSEKVESNDLMRQAQVFLYDNGDSHPPTAINYDRSLSKELLFNQSSAKDVALASVSMRPIPFSPVLEKLTLSEMKHGRARRFYIETIEDKAMPSSVQRNMIANSPPEQVFSLKGADHSPFFSKPQALHKLLVEISKIP, encoded by the exons ATGCTAAATCATCGGAGAAGAAAAGGCGGTCGGAGCGGATCACAACCAATTCGTCGGCGGTCGGAGGTGGCGGAAGCAGTCTATGGACTAAAATTCGGTCGTCTGGGAAAGAGGAAAACCTTATTCACGAGCAAGCTTTTGCGGCGGCGATTCTCTACCAGCAGTTACATAATGGCAGCGGGAGGACGTCGTTTGACAGATCGACGTCCTCGAGGTATTCCTTTGGAAATTCAAGCAGGAGTACTCAGGCTTTGCCTCGGAAGTCGAGCTCCAGAGCGAGGTCACTCACTCATGATCCTATGCTTCGACCACCTCACCACCTCGTTGATCAG CAAGATGGATAATCTAGAGACCAACCATTTTGTACTCGTTCATGGTGGTGGTTTTGGTGCCTGGTGCTGGTATAAAAATATTGCATTTTTAGAAGAACGTGGATATAAAGTTACAGCAATAGACTTGACTGGTTCCGGGATTCATTCGTTTGACACAAACAGAATCACAAGCCTTGCGCAATACGTGAAGCCACTCACTGATTTTTTCGAAAAACTAGCCGATGGAGAGAag GTGGTTTTGGTAGGACATGATCTTGGTGGGGCATGCATATCATATGCAATGGAGCTGTTTCCCTCTAAAGTTTCGAAATCAATTTTTGTTGCTGCTGTTATGTTGACAAATGGGCAAAGTTCTCTCGATATATTCTCTGAAAAG GTGGAATCGAATGACTTGATGCGTCAAGCTCAGGTATTTCTTTACGACAACGGGGACAGTCATCCACCAACTGCCATTAACTACGATAGATCTCTCTCTAAAGAGTTGCTATTCAACCAGAGTTCTGCAAAG GATGTTGCATTGGCCTCTGTCTCAATGAGGCCAATCCCCTTTTCCCCTGTACTGGAAAAACTCACTCTTTCTGAAATGAAACACGGACGTGCAAGAAGATTTTACATCGAAACAATCGAAGACAAGGCAATGCCATCTTCTGTGCAACGAAATATGATTGCGAACAGCCCACCTGAGCAAGTATTCAGTCTTAAAGGAGCTGATCACTCCCCTTTTTTCTCAAAGCCTCAAGCTTTGCATAAGCTTTTGGTGGAAATATCCAAAATCCCATAA
- the LOC142521669 gene encoding uncharacterized protein LOC142521669 has product MEIHNPAGDAAASGKRRKRRRGKRKAASQIVDQMDVNLEASKIRGDRETKNSLAEGNVGAKRKLKRKTVKSKAGNKDKVKSRDQLNSMSYLQLSDKSLRHEIDDKLVKNESVQHTDQDMIDIETVNLTQGNMNQRMGQSHSMSKLQPSDSNLRQENCDKLTENVDVQQSDQNKVDTESIVNLTEGNVSIKRKRKRRRIKSKTGDKDKLQSLGQSKNSASSLQSDNNLRQEIDNKLNENEDVRSTDQKKMDIESTYNLAEGNTSMKTKRRKEKANSKDKNKDKVQSMGPDPANGISNLQLSENNTERAIDGKLIEKDRTAQEFNFPAKIEYKPHHSDHLVDMVEVSIISASSEVHEERSVPFAGPMTLEGKVFPCESQQKPAHNQIPMEDVKFQNVINEVNNGLFVDEGTTSLGSLGVEEAESLSKDLVEYPCRPLTTTDRRKLLVLDVNGLLAYIVMPPPKGSKADINILRRAVFKRPFCDDFLKFCFQNFDIGIWSSRAKEIIDRIVDYLLGNLQPKLLFCWNMSQSTQSGFKTLENIHKPLVCKELRKIWENDGCKFSWKKGRYNESNTLLIDDSPYKALLNPLHTAIFPHPYHYEDKDDNSLGPGGDLRVYLKGLLKSENVQEYVEHHPFGQSAINETNVSWQFYSGVLQKFSDDTQATNNPTPVVTLSQSVASPPLDKVLDPELHRRCSLNSYSSKHNRS; this is encoded by the exons ATGGAAATACACAATCCTGCTGGAGATGCTGCTGCTAGCGGTAAAAGAAGGAAAAGACGAAGAGGAAAGAGGAAGGCTGCTTCTCAAATTGtggatcagatggatgttaatCTGGAAGCGTCAAAAATAAGAGGAGATCGTGAAACCAAAAATAGTCTTGCTGAAGGTAATGTGGGTGccaaaagaaaattgaagaggAAAACAGTCAAGAGTAAGGCTGGAAATAAGGATAAAGTCAAAAGCAGGGACCAGTTGAATTCTATGTCATATCTCCAATTATCGGATAAAAGCCTTAgacatgagattgatgataAGCTCGTCAAGAATGAGAGTGTCCAACACACCGACCAGGATATGATCGATATAGAAACAGTTAATCTTACTCAAGGCAATATGAACCAAAGGATGGGTCAGTCACATTCCATGTCTAAATTACAACCATCAGATTCAAACTTGAGACAAGAGAATTGTGATAAGCTCACTGAGAATGTGGATGTCCAACAATCTGACCAGAATAAAGTGGATACAGAGTCGATAGTTAATCTCACCGAAGGTAATGTGAGtatcaaaagaaaaaggaagAGGAGAAGGATCAAGAGTAAGACAGGAGATAAAGACAAACTCCAAAGCCTGGGCCAGTCAAAAAATTCTGCATCAAGTTTACAATCAGATAACAACCTCAGACAAGAGATTGATAATAAGCTCAATGAGAATGAGGATGTCCGAAGCACTGACCAGAAGAAGATGGATATAGAATCAACTTATAATCTTGCAGAAGGTAACACGAGTATGAAAACAAAAAGGAGAAAGGAAAAGGCTAATAGTAAAGacaaaaataaggataaagtcCAAAGCATGGGCCCGGACCCAGCCAATGGCATCTCAAATTTACAGTTATCAGAGAATAACACTGAACGAGCAATTGATGGCAAGCTTATTGAAAAAGATCGCACTGCTCAAGAATTCAATTTTCCTGCAAAAATAGAGTATAAGCCTCACCACAGTGATCACCTAGTTGACATGGTTGAGGTTTCAATTATAAGTGCTTCTTCTGAAGTACACGAAGAGAGATCTGTACCTTTTGCAGGGCCCATGACATTGGAAGGGAAGGTGTTTCCTTGTGAAAGCCAGCAAAAACCTGCCCATAATCAGATACCCATGGAGGATGTGAAGTTTCAGAATGTGATAAATGAAGTCAACAATGGATTATTTGTCGATGAGGGAACCACAAGTCTTGGATCATTGGGTGTGGAGGAAGCAGAATCCTTATCAAAGGATTTAGTCGAATATCCATGTAGACCACTCACCACCACTGATAGGAGAAAACTTCTAGTCCTTGATGTAAATGGTCTACTTGCATACATAGTAATGCCACCTCCAAAAGGTTCTAAAGCcgatataaatatattaagaCGAGCAG TTTTCAAGAGACCTTTCTGCGatgattttctgaaattttgctTTCAGAACTTTGATATAGGCATATGGTCATCAAGAGCCAA GGAAATTATTGATAGAATTGTTGATTATTTACTGGGAAATCTGCAACCGAAGTTGCTTTTTTGTTGG AACATGTCACAAAGTACTCAATCAGGGTTCAAAACTCTTGAAAACATTCATAAGCCCTTGGTCTGCAAGGAGTTGAGGAAAATTTGGGAAAATGATGGTTGTAAATTTTCTTGGAAGAAAGGACGATACAATGAATCCAACACTCTGCTGATAGATGATTCTCCTTACAAAGCTTTGCTCAATCCA TTGCACACTGCAATATTTCCGCATCCATACCATTACGAGGATAAAGATGACAATTCGTTGG GCCCCGGAGGTGATCTTCGAGTTTACTTGAAAGGGTTACTAAAATCCGAAAATGTTCAGGAATATGTCGAGCACCACCCCTTTGGTCAAAGTGCTATAAATGAAACGAATGTCTCATGGCAATTCTACTCGGGTGTTCTTCAAAAGTTTTCCGACGACACCCAAGCTACAAATAATCCCACTCCGGTGGTAACTTTGAGTCAAAGCGTTGCTTCTCCACCACTGGACAAAGTTTTGGATCCCGAACTGCACCGCCGTTGCTCACTCAACAGCTACTCCAGTAAACACAATAGATCCTGA